Proteins from a genomic interval of Gossypium hirsutum isolate 1008001.06 chromosome A09, Gossypium_hirsutum_v2.1, whole genome shotgun sequence:
- the LOC107890105 gene encoding uncharacterized protein, producing the protein MASDHVGKPNEQTTDKNTTPTSSQQGPPIQWPPQSHPPQVCYPPAIVPPNAQFHGYNALPPRGGYGPYPYPYPYPPPGPYYGQGYIQSEHRHRCSGACRCFLATLLPRFPVFHVENMHVTNFNTDANPFTARWETEIRIENPNTKLYLYVDGMEVFMNYNDKYDVGFTWINPMFMESKNKTSMQVVINTGESAHHAVPIWIAQDMGKDQKNGGVNFVLKIKVWATLKSGMWLWFRRSLILNVECDDLKVNFGNSSREGTLEYIKDREDCYVST; encoded by the exons ATGGCATCTGATCATGTAGGAAAACCAAATGAGCAGACGACAGATAAAAATACAACACCCACATCATCACAACAAGGACCTCCAATCCAATGGCCGCCACAAAGTCATCCGCCGCAGGTCTGTTATCCTCCAGCAATTGTGCCTCCCAACGCCCAATTCCATGGCTACAATGCACTTCCTCCCCGCGGCGGATACGGCCCTTACCCTTACCCTTACCCTTACCCGCCACCGGGGCCATATTATGGACAGGGTTACATACAATCAGAGCACCGTCATCGTTGTTCGGGAGCTTGTCGTTGCTTTTTG GCAACTCTTCTGCCACGATTCCCAGTTTTCCACGTAGAGAACATGCATGTCACAAATTTCAATACCGACGCAAATCCTTTCACGGCAAGGTGGGAGACGGAGATTAGAATTGAAAACCCCAACACTAAATTGTATCTTTATGTGGATGGAATGGAGGTTTTTATGAATTACAACGACAAATACGACGTGGggtttacttggatcaaccccaTGTTCATGGAAAGCAAGAACAAAACCTCGATGCAAGTTGTGATTAACACAGGGGAGTCGGCTCATCACGCCGTCCCCATTTGGATAGCCCAAGACATGGGCAAAGATCAAAAGAATGGGGGCGTCAATTTTGTGTTGAAAATTAAGGTCTGGGCCACCTTGAAAAGTGGGATGTGGTTGTGGTTCAGGAGGAGCTTGATACTCAATGTTGAATGTGATGATTTGAAGGTTAATTTCGGGAATTCCTCAAGGGAAGGAACTTTGGAATATATTAAAGACCGTGAAGATTGCTATGTTAGCACCTGA